A segment of the Bacteroidales bacterium genome:
GAGAATTGCCCTTTTCTTTTTTTACTTTCTCAAGTTTAGCGCTTTTATAATAGCGCGGTATCTTTCGATATCACGTTCCTTAAGATAATCGAGTAGCCTTCTCCGCTTACCCACTAGCTTCAACAGTGCACGCTGTGTACCATAGTCTTTTCTATGAGTTTTAAGGTGCTCCGTGAGGTGGCTAATACGGTAGGAAAATAACGCTATCTGGCCTTCTGGAGAACCAGTATCGGTATTAGACTTTCCGTACTCTGTAAAAAGATCCAATTTTTTTTCTGCAGTCAAATAGTTCATAACACTGATAATTAGTGGGTATTTAAATGCGTATTTCGAGGCGCAAAGATATAACTTATTTTGGAAATAAAAATGCAAGGAATACTATAAATTATTTAAAATTCACTTCAAATCGTTATACATAGGAGGGTTCAAAGAATTGTTTTTTTAATAATTATTTATGTATAAAAGTATCAATTTGCCTAAAAATCTATTTATGAGACACTTGTTCTTTTAGTATTATCAGTGAATCCTTTAATGAGGTTGGCTGGTAGTTCAATATGGTTTTTGCCTTGGTAATATCAAGACTCGTATTTAATG
Coding sequences within it:
- the rpsO gene encoding 30S ribosomal protein S15 is translated as MNYLTAEKKLDLFTEYGKSNTDTGSPEGQIALFSYRISHLTEHLKTHRKDYGTQRALLKLVGKRRRLLDYLKERDIERYRAIIKALNLRK